The uncultured Methanomethylovorans sp. genome contains a region encoding:
- a CDS encoding B12-binding domain-containing protein: MLKTNMEKTKDEILFKIKKSIKEFDEKEVKSAVTEGIHKGIDPVILAEDGCIAAMREVGDMFESDEVLLLQVLAASSAMKAGMEILAPEIEKGHAELKHHDKAVISSQKEEENSIKKSILEIMLMVNDFDVIELTENESIIDFIEKDTTLNISTDCKKQLDEVIHSHPEAAILQLCNGLDRTC; the protein is encoded by the coding sequence GTGCTAAAAACCAACATGGAAAAAACAAAAGATGAGATCCTTTTCAAGATTAAAAAATCTATCAAGGAGTTTGATGAAAAGGAAGTAAAGTCAGCTGTAACAGAAGGTATACATAAGGGAATAGACCCTGTAATACTTGCTGAAGACGGATGCATAGCAGCTATGAGAGAGGTAGGAGACATGTTTGAGTCTGATGAAGTGCTACTTCTTCAGGTACTTGCTGCATCCTCAGCCATGAAAGCAGGTATGGAAATACTAGCTCCTGAAATTGAAAAAGGGCATGCTGAACTCAAACACCACGATAAAGCTGTCATCAGCTCTCAAAAAGAGGAGGAAAACTCAATTAAGAAGTCTATATTGGAAATAATGTTAATGGTAAACGATTTCGATGTTATAGAACTCACAGAAAATGAATCCATAATAGACTTCATTGAAAAAGATACTACTCTGAATATTTCCACAGATTGCAAAAAGCAGCTTGATGAAGTAATACATTCCCACCCAGAGGCTGCAATATTACAGCTCTGCAATGGTTTGGATAGAACCTGTTAA
- the pyrH gene encoding UMP kinase: protein MLIALSVGGSILAKDLSPESFRAYADMLTDLAKEHKLIVVVGGGVAARDYIRTARSLGANEAESDYIGISITRLNAQLLITALGENAYPEPPLDYKEAWKALSSGKIVVMGGVIPGQTTDAVTVIVAEYLKADLIVIATSVDGVYSADPKKDPNAVKYETMTAKELIKIVISTEMKAGSQSPVDPLAAKIIERCNINTIVMHGADPKSVANVIMQENKGSGSQKGVHLGTRITG, encoded by the coding sequence GCAAAGGACCTTAGTCCCGAAAGTTTCCGCGCCTACGCCGATATGCTCACGGATCTGGCGAAAGAACACAAACTAATAGTTGTTGTCGGAGGAGGCGTTGCTGCCAGGGATTACATCAGAACTGCAAGAAGCTTGGGAGCTAATGAAGCTGAATCGGATTACATTGGTATCTCCATAACCCGTTTGAATGCACAGCTACTTATTACTGCACTGGGAGAAAATGCATATCCAGAACCTCCACTTGACTACAAAGAAGCCTGGAAAGCACTTTCTTCAGGCAAGATCGTTGTTATGGGAGGGGTTATTCCAGGACAGACTACTGATGCTGTGACTGTCATAGTTGCTGAATACCTTAAAGCCGATCTTATTGTTATTGCAACATCTGTCGATGGAGTATACTCTGCTGATCCAAAAAAAGATCCTAATGCGGTCAAGTATGAAACTATGACTGCCAAAGAACTTATAAAAATAGTAATTTCCACCGAGATGAAGGCTGGTTCTCAGTCACCTGTGGATCCCCTGGCAGCTAAAATTATAGAACGCTGTAATATAAATACTATTGTCATGCACGGGGCAGACCCAAAGAGCGTAGCAAATGTCATTATGCAGGAAAACAAAGGTTCTGGGTCTCAAAAAGGAGTTCATCTTGGTACACGGATTACAGGGTAA